A genome region from Purpureocillium takamizusanense chromosome 8, complete sequence includes the following:
- a CDS encoding uncharacterized protein (COG:T~EggNog:ENOG503NX2S): protein MSRNEHRPMSIDAMLDMERQEVLALLESKSQGSASPERERIRSSSPYTAPPRSPVRSMLDIEEEEPDTVRTAPGNQAPVRSMLDVDGPVATTQAPVRSMLDLSRPSPPASTHRSVSPISPGTVEPRFASSQSMGSIHPRSMSDAGMKPGNLGGRSSSRNDRTSEYQFSGILSHNTGGPGQTKRNSSSGKRLSHGNSLGEALRGADLSSLQLNDRGRHSSIGSRLGQSKSPHGRWETRSRSPATFSSKLPSNKTVLDDGQTLDLSNAYRRLSDANLAFSSGSLASLPMRKRSDDVGEGRLVKDYLGPDGEHLDSSDEDEPYSSDDEDRGRKTAPRSLNPRARGDSRDSKSRSPSGPAERKSLSLLAAAEQERKEVASQRPAYQYRSLIPEPEIKITNTSGDTVKQSKGGIHPQTSYDPGLASGAPSVVDSDEEADMDDIKRAQKLSFSMTNILTSPEAHRSIRIIYRGEYNKIVQQAEDENHRLRKYLVATDLSDESTHALEWAIGTVLRDGDTLIAIYCVDEETGIVTGEGSLVPDEPSAMKEQAAAINNVTNSKIAPAPVSPLRELHRATPLHMRTGSGDTPTSSPAPSARGDRKRAEEERSHAVNDMTDRVVRLLRKTRLQVRVIVEVLHCKNPRHLITEVIDLVNPTLVVIGSRGRSALKGVILGSFSNYLVTKSSVPVMVARKRLRKQSKYKQKAVKQVNNLSNPAARSLANAKID from the exons ATGTCTAGGAACGAGCATCGGCCCATGAGCATCGATGCCATGCTGGACATGGAGCGGCAAGAGGTGCTTGCCCTACTCGAAAGCAAAAGCCAGgggagcgcctcgccggaGAGAGAACGAATTcgttcctcgtcaccgtATACCGCCCCACCACGCTCCCCCGTCCGGAGCATGCTAGACattgaggaggaggaaccCGATACTGTCCGCACCGCACCGGGCAATCAAGCCCCAGTACGGAGCATGTTGGACGTTGACGGGCCCGTCGCCACGACCCAGGCACCTGTGCGCAGCATGCTCGACCTCAGCCGTCCGTCTCCGCCCGCATCGACACATAGGAGCGTCAGCCCTATATCACCTGGAACGGTCGAGCCACGGTTTGCGTCCTCGCAATCGATGGGCTCAATCCACCCGAGGAGTATGTCGGATGCCGGGATGAAACCAGGTAACCTCGGAGGGCGTTCATCGTCACGAAATGACCGAACTTCCGAGTATCAGTTTTCCGGCATCCTCTCACACAATACTGGCGGGCCTGGGCAGACGAAGCGGAACAGCTCGTCAGGCAAGAGACTGTCTCACGGCAATTCTCTCGGCGAGGCTCTTCGCGGAGCTGACCTCAGCAGTCTCCAACTCAATGATCGCGGGCGACACTCCTCCATCGGTAGCCGTTTGGGACAGTCCAAGTCACCGCATGGCCGCTGGGAGACTAGATCACGCTCACCAGCCACTTTTTCGTCGAAACTGCCGTCCAACAAGACAGTGTTGGATGATGGACAGACCTTGGACCTCAGCAATGCTTACCGCAGGCTGTCGGACGCAAACCTGGCTTTCAGCAGCGGGAGCCTTGCCAGTCTACCCATGCGCAAGCGCTCCGATGACGTCGGTGAGGGCCGACTGGTCAAGGATTACCTCGGACCAGATGGTGAACATCTTGATTCgagcgacgaagacgagccaTATTcttccgacgacgaagaccGCGGACGTAAGACGGCACCTAGATCGCTAAaccctcgcgctcgcggagACAGTCGGGATAGCAAGTCGCGGTCACCGTCAGGCCCAGCTGAGCGCAAGAGCCTGAGtttgctggccgccgccgagcaagAAC GTAAGGAGGTGGCCTCGCAGCGGCCCGCCTACCAGTATAGGTCATTGATCCCGGAGCCGGAGATCAAGATTACAAACACGTCTGGCGACACAGTGAAGCAGTCGAAGGGCGGAATTCACCCACAGACGAGCTACGACCCGGGTTTGGCGTCCGGTGCACCGTCTGTTGTCGACTCAGATGAGGAagccgacatggacgacatCAAGCGGGCACAGAAACTGTCGTTTTCGATGACGAATATTCTGACGAGCCCAGAGGCGCATCGTTCGATCCGGATCATTTATCGCGGCGAGTACAACAAGATTGTTCAGCAAGCGGAGGATGAGAACCACCGTTTGAGAAAGTATCTCGTCGCAACAGACTTGAGCGATGAATCCACGCATGCGCTCGAGTGGGCCATAGGAACGGTGTTGCGAGATGGTGATACCCTTATTGCGATATACTGCGTGGATGAGGAGACGGGCATTGTGACGGGTGAGGGGTCGTTGGTGCCCGACGAACCGTCAGCGATGAAGGAGCAGGCAGCGGCGATCAACAACGTCACGAACTCGAAAATTGCACCGGCCCCCGTCAGCCCGTTGAGAGAGCTGCACAGGGCCACGCCCCTGCACATGCGCACTGGATCTGGGGACACACCGACCTCGTCACCAGCGCCATCTGCGAGGGGCGATCGAAAGAGGGCGGAGGAAGAACGAAGCCACGCCGTCAACGACATGACCGACCGAGTCGTGCGGCTGTTGCGGAAAACAAGGCTGCAGGTACGGGTGATTGTGGAAGTGCTGCACTGCAAGAACCCAAGACACCTCATCACCGAGGTCATTGACCTTGTAAACCCAACTTTGGTTGTGATTGGCAGCCGCGGCAGGAGTGCACTCAAGGG CGTCATTTTGGGCTCCTTCTCCAATTACTTGGTGACAAAGAGCTCAGTACCCGTCATGGTAGCGAGGAAGCGGCTGCGGAAGCAGAGCAAATACAAGCAGAAGGCAGTCAAACAAGTTAACAACCTCAGCAACCCCGCGGCGCGGAGTCTCGCGAACGCAAAGATCGACTAG